The sequence GGGCTATTTCGAAGAATATACGCTCGACAATGTGAACGAGCATATGTCTTTCCTTGAAATGCTGGACGTGCTTAACGAAGAGCTTATGCTGGACGGCAAAGAGCCTGTTGAATTCGATTATGATTGCCGCGAGGGTATTTGCGGCTCTTGTAATTTGGTGATCAATGGACAAGCTCATGGACCAAAAGCTAAAGTTGCTGCTTGTCAGTTGCACATGAGAAATTATAACGACGGTGACAGTGTAACTATCGAGCCACCCAGAGCTACAGCCTTCCCTGTGATTAAGGATTTGGTTGTTGACCGAAGTGCTTTCGACCGCATTATTGAGGCTGGTGGATATGTTTCAGTGAAAACTGGATCGGCAATTGAGGCAAACGCCATTCCTATAGAGAAAGAAAAATCGGATGCGGCTTTTGATTACGCTACCTGTATTGGTTGTGGAGCTTGTGTTGCCGCTTGTCCAAATGCTTCGGCATCCTTGTTTACCGGCGCCAAGATTGCTCACCTTAACAAACTACCGCAGGGCGAAGTTGAACGACAAGATCGGGTGGTGAATATGGTTGACCAAATGCAGGAAGAAGGCTTTGGAGACTGCTCCAACTATGCAGAGTGTGAAGCCGTTTGTCCGGTGGGAATTTCGATTTCAGCAATCGCTGAAATGAGAAGAGATTACATGAAAGCAATGGTAAGCGGTAACTAATTCTCCGTTTTACCCTATTTAGAAATTAAAGGCTGACTCGTTTGAGTTGGCCTTTTTTGTTTTGGGTGAAATTCAATTTTTAGACTTGTCATCCTCATAGAAGTTAGATAATTCAGTGACACTATTGTTAGTTAACGCATCTTAGTTATCCTGAGAGATTAAATATTTATCCTTAAGGGCTTATCAAGCATCCCGACCTCTTCTGTCTTCTCCTTCGCAAGGAGAAGGACGTGTTTATAGGGTCTCTATACGTTAACTAGGCATAAATACTATGAATAGGCTAGGACAAATCTCTCCTTGAGAAGGAGAGATTTAGAGAGGTCGGAGTATAGGGCTTGGAATAAATACCGGCTGGGGGATGACAAGTTTTCTGTTCGAATACAAAAAGATAAAACCCCAAAACTGTTTAATTATCTAAAGCTCACCAAGCAACGCATCGGTCAAAGTTGCGATATCTTTTGGCGTGTTATACACATTGGGAGAAACCCGAATAGAATCACCGCGAAAAGAGACTAAGATATTATGCTCTTCAAAGGTCTTTTTGATTCGGTCAATATCATGATTTTTGCCCAAGCGTATTCCAAACAAATGGGAGGCACGGTAATTTTCGTCTTCAATATGGAAGCCGGCTTCGCGGAGTCTTTTAACAGAATCAGCAATCAGGTTTTTGCAGTATCCCTGAATATTCTCAACGCCCCACTGATTCAGCTGTTGAACAGCTTTCAGCATCATGGGCACTAAAATGAAATTACTGTGTTCGCCTACTTCATACCGCAAAGCACCAGGCTGGTACTCATCATTATAGTTTACAAGATTGGCGAAATTTTCGCTTTCATAGCGGTTAATCCAGTTTTCCTCTACTGGATTTCCATCATCTAAAGCAGGTCCATAATAGGCTAGGCCGATTGAGTAGGGCCCCATCAGCCATTTGTAGCCGGCGCAGATTAAGGCATCAGGCTGAATTTCCGAGACATCAAATGGGAGTGCCCCAACCGACTGAGTTCCGTCAATAGCGAGCCAGGCGCCTACTTCATTAGTTCGTTCCCGGATCGCTTTCAAATCAAACAGGGTTCCGTCGGCCCAATGAATATTTCCTACCGCTACGAGCTTAGTCTTTTCGTTGATGGCATCCAGAATGTTTTCATTCCAGGTTTTGCCTCTATTCTCAGTGTCTTTAGGAGGAGTAATAGTGATAATCTCGCCACCCTTTTCCTTCACAACAGATCGCCATGGGTAAACATTGCTCGGAAACTGCTCACCTACAACAACGATATTATCTCCTTCGGACAACGTTACATTATTTGCCACATTAGCCATTCCGTAGGAAACTGAAGGAATCACTACAATACGTTTTGGATCGTTGGCATTAATAAGCTTGGCATACTCTTCACGAAGGGTATCGG comes from Balneola sp. and encodes:
- a CDS encoding succinate dehydrogenase; protein product: MSKEMTIHLKYWKQDGPQAQGYFEEYTLDNVNEHMSFLEMLDVLNEELMLDGKEPVEFDYDCREGICGSCNLVINGQAHGPKAKVAACQLHMRNYNDGDSVTIEPPRATAFPVIKDLVVDRSAFDRIIEAGGYVSVKTGSAIEANAIPIEKEKSDAAFDYATCIGCGACVAACPNASASLFTGAKIAHLNKLPQGEVERQDRVVNMVDQMQEEGFGDCSNYAECEAVCPVGISISAIAEMRRDYMKAMVSGN
- a CDS encoding aminotransferase, whose product is MDCKESDFQLDNSVTYLNCAYMSPQLKNVEQAGLLGVQRKRNPFTISPEEFFGETDTLREEYAKLINANDPKRIVVIPSVSYGMANVANNVTLSEGDNIVVVGEQFPSNVYPWRSVVKEKGGEIITITPPKDTENRGKTWNENILDAINEKTKLVAVGNIHWADGTLFDLKAIRERTNEVGAWLAIDGTQSVGALPFDVSEIQPDALICAGYKWLMGPYSIGLAYYGPALDDGNPVEENWINRYESENFANLVNYNDEYQPGALRYEVGEHSNFILVPMMLKAVQQLNQWGVENIQGYCKNLIADSVKRLREAGFHIEDENYRASHLFGIRLGKNHDIDRIKKTFEEHNILVSFRGDSIRVSPNVYNTPKDIATLTDALLGEL